In the Thunnus albacares chromosome 10, fThuAlb1.1, whole genome shotgun sequence genome, GCCTCGCTGCTCCCCAGCTCCGCAGTGAACTAAGTTAGGGCTGCTActaatgactattttcattaaCGAGTAATCAGTTTCTCATCATTTGGTGAACAGATTTAATGTTTGTGCGTCTGTAATGTGTTTTCGTGGTAAGATGCTCATTTGAGTGAAATACATAAGTTGAATGATAATAAACAACACCCCCTTATTTCAACTTACTGTACAAGCTAAATAAGCCCAACAGCACTCGTGTTAGTGTGGTTTTGCTACAATAAGCTGGGGTCAGTCACCTCCTCTTACAGACTCAACAGCTCAGTGGTGTGTAGACCATTGGCAAACGTATTTCACGTTTACTGGTTAAAATAGCAGTCCTAATTACTGATTACATATTAAGTTACTCATTGTAAAAGTAATACTTACATTAACGTATACTAACCATGTTCCGCACACACATTTGATGATCTTCCGTACAGATGACCTTTTACCGCCGACCGCTCAATAAATACTTCCGGgtcatgaataaaatatgtatCTGTTCATCTTCATTTCTCCCTTTGTCATCCCCTATCTACgccacgcccccccccccccccccccccaccaccacacacacacacacacacacacacacacacacacaccccactgCATGTGCACTGCCTATCTCACTCTCAGACTGAGAGTGAGCAGTAAGGCAGCAAGTCGGTCAACAACAAGTGGCAACCACTAGGGCTGAAATATGTAGCCCATTCGGGCCAGAGTCCACATTGCCATGCCAGAGGCCATTCAATGCTTCTTTAAGATATATAAGGTCCTCTATATGAAGCACCGTTTGGAGGACAAGCCACATCTCCTCTTTAAATggcaaatggtaaatggactgtagttgcatagcacctttctagtcttccgactcAAAGTACTTTTACACTACGAGCCAcatttacccattcacacacacatgcatatgctgaatgggtacaggggctaccatgcaaggtcccaacctgcccatcagagggaactaaccattcatacacatttatacactgatggcacagccatcaggagcaatttggggttcagtgtcttgcccaaggacacttcgacatgcggactggaggagccaggaatcaaaccaccgatcttccaattagtggacaacctgctctacctcctgagccacagccgcccaaCTGTGATGAAACTGGCTTTGGGGACCAGCATCGGTCCAGGGAGAAAGTCCTTTGCCAGACTGGGAGGAAACATGTATACCAGCAGCAGCGGACAACCAGAGAGCACATCACAGTGCACTGCTTTGTGAATGCAGCCAGGGAAAGTATTCCACCTTTCATCATTTAGCCCAGCTGCCTCCCAAGCAATGCGCATAGGCTGGATGGGCCCAACACCCTCTATGGCATCCAGGAGAAGGGGCACATGGACATGGCGCTCTTCCTCAAATGGCTCCAGCACTTTGTAAAGCACAGCCCTGAGCAGAGACCACTTATTTTAATCATGGATCAACACAAGACTTGTCAGAAGATGTAATCATGTACTGCAGGGAAAACCAAATTGAAATACTATGCTTACCTACACATACCACATCCTTCAGCCCCTGGACAGCTGAAAACTGCCCTCTCCACGATGGTTTCCAGGATGGGTCTGGTGTGAGGATATCTTGTGGTGGGAAAGAAGCAGTTTTCACCCCTCCTGAAGCATGTCTACcccactgctgtcactgctcaAAATATTAAGGCTGAGTTCTGGAAGGCAGGCAGATTTCCTCTGTCCAGTGAGGCTGTGGACACAACCCAGGTAATGTTAACATTAATACAATGATAATTCGTCCTctgttcatccattcattcagattCATCCATTTTGTCTTTACTtgcatttcttttaaatgtgtgCTAATGAGTTTTAACTATGCTTTATTTACTAGGTAGTGAGAGTGTTCCCATCTGCAGATGGAAGTGATGTCACTCCATCCATCATTCGCACCACTCCCTCAGCCAAACCATCCAGTGCTCCTgccactctcactcacacatataGCACTCCACCTAcggacacaaacacatcagccACTCCCTCCACCACTCCAACACCTTGCCCCAGAGGGTGAGTCCAAACAACTACCCAGTGGCAGCAGGTGTAATTCTAGAGAATCTGAATTACTTCAACCTGCTAGTGGAGAATGAAGCTGAGGAGAGagcaaaggaagaaaagaagaggaagcaCAAGGAGGAGATGgcaaagaaaaaggaggaaaaaagaaaagtgcagGAGGCCAAAAggcaaaagacaacaaagacaaaacagccACCTCTTCCGGGTGAGGAGGATGGGGAACACTGTACCATCTGCAGCAGGGTGGTCCCATGTGGCTCAGGAGATGACGCCATTGATGAATGGGTCCAGTGTGACCTCTGCGTTCTTTGGTTTCATGTGGAGTGCTCAGAGGTGGAGGAAGTGCCAGACACTGAGTTTCTCTGTCATAaatgctgtctgtctgcataaAAACACGCAtaagcttacacacacacacacaatatagtTTTTGCCAACTTTAATCAGTAAATAattgtacagtacacacacacagaattaacAGCTCTACTGCTCATGAATTGATTTctagtttgtcatttttaatcagtATAATGTTAAATTTACAGAGTTACTAATCCATTTAATGTCTGATCAGATTGCAAAACAACTGGCTAGAACTGATAATAATAGAAGGCTTATTAGGCGGGAAAACACAAGAAATATAAGGTGCACATTGAGAAAAGTCAATGACAGTGAAAGCTGACTAAGATAATCCCCATGCCCCCCTCTCTCGTTGTTTCTTCTTCCATCTACAGTGGCATTTACTCTGTCACTATCACTTTACTGCTTCATTAAAGATGGCATGTTTTTAACCAGTGTTTTCAATCTATTGACATGAACAGTGGTTGGAAAATGCTTTTCTGTATAGATAGAAACTAAAGAGTGCTGGTAAATGGATAAACTGAATAAAGGagtacatgaaaacaaaagtcatTGGTGACAGGCTGTAACTATCAAAAATTTGTTTAGTCCAATACCTACTATTAGGGCCTGATCAGCAAAGGGTGCGAAGGCCCTATTGTATCTGAAGGAATGATTATTATGGCCCGAGCACTTAATGGTACAAAGGCCCTATTGTCAGTGTCAGTGCAAGGGGCCCAACAGACCCTGGCATTGAAAGTGcaaggaacctattgtttttgttaagATGATTAGGGACTAAGCACGAAAATACCAGAGGTCCAGTGGTCCCTGGAATTGAAAGTGCAAGGAATCTATTATTTTTGAAGGGATTATTAGGGCTCAAGCACTAAAGTGCCAGGGCCCAACGATCCCTGGACCTGAAAGTGcaaggaacctattgtttttgtaaagatgattattattattagggccgAAGCACCGAATGGTGCGAACCGAATGGTGCGATAGTTGTCTCCTACAAGCAATGTCCAAtatacatgaaaatgtatatccatgtcaggtGTCCGCTGGTAAATATTTCGCTCTATTGTGTTGCTCTGCAATAACATCAGTTCGACTGCGGCCTTGTTCGACTGCAGCTCACCTCAGTGTGTGCGAAGAAGTGAGGACCTGATCATCGCTgctttcagttttaattattattgttccCCCAtgcattgcatttttgaggggcttgTGATGCTCGAAAACTCAAAACTGGCAAAACTGGTTCTGTACTGCCTTGGCTCAGCATGGCCAGCAGGCTCTATAGCGCCCCCAAACGCAGggccattttggaacaaagtttATTCAAAGATACTCATGTTCAGATGGCGCCTGGATCTGGATCTGAGTCCAATCGATGCAGCCCACAATGCCAGGAATGCCAGAGGCCCGGCAGAATTGTTGTTTTATCAACGCCAACTCTGCTTCAGTGGGAAGGTGAACATACCATACAAGGTGGTGGCTCAGTGCCAGGGACACCCTACGGATGGCCCAACAGGCGGTGGACTTGTAGACGCTGATCATGCCTCcaactgtattttttatttttgaaaggcACTGTTTACGTAAAAATGCAATGCTATTAGTAGCAGACATGGGTGACATCGCTGCGTTGTGGTCCGACACAAACTACAAGTCGTGTGACAGCTCTTCAGTAAGTTCAAACAGATCCCTCCTACAAAATCGAAACCTTTCAATCAGCTCCTCATTGTTGTATATGTCCAATGGATTGCTTTTGTCCCTAATAACTCTCTCCCATCTAAAAGCCTGCTCATTATAAAGACAATATACGAGACATGCCACTATCATTAGAATGTTATCAGTGTTACAAGTTGTGTTCGTTGCTATAGAAATGGCCTAGCTTTTGACTTTATGCCTGCCACTGACTAGCTGTAAGATTTACGCCCAGTCTTAGCAAGAAGAAGGCTTAAGCCTGGATGGTGCAACCGGCACAACTATGAGGTCGGACTTAGAATGCCAAGTTACAACCGACTTAGCTTAAGACCAGGCGTAAGCCATGTTGGTGCAACCGGCCCCTGGTGTCAAAAGCTCCTGTAAATTATTACACATATGGCTCATTGAACTTGAATAAACCTATCTCAAACAATTCTTAAGTACTTTTAAGTTATTTCACTGTTGGTGTGCGCAAATATGGGTCCTGGCAACATGGGCTCTGCGTGCGCACAACAGCACCGCTGCTGAAAAAAATCCAAGGGGAAACACTGCCTCCTATGAGAAATATTATTCATGTCTCCACCCAGTTACTGTGGTTACACTACAATCACGTTTTATCTGTAAGAttggtgttttaatgttgttcaTCATTTCTGATGTGAAAACATATGATTTCGACAGTCAGAGAAATTAAAATTGTACTTGGTATTAGTTCGGTTATACAATGCAAGTACAGCACAGAGCATCTCTCCTGTCGACTGCCGACGGTGCCGTCAGCCAAAGAGTCAATTACACTGGATGGTAGAGATTCTGGTACACAGGAGTTTAGCTGACTTCGCTGAATTTACCTATGCACTGCGTTTCCATATCCCTTGCTCTTTCCATCACAGTTCTGTACTTAGGTTATTTAGAGACAAGAATCTGTAAAAGTTTACAGCCAGTTGAAACGGCAGTCATCCCATTCATCTGTATGGGGGTTGTGCGTTTTGGCTATAGGCGTTTTGGCCTGCAGCAGtttcaaataaacatgcccacacacctctgctcaacCCTACGGTGGTGGGACGCAACTGGCTGTAATCTTTTACAGAGTTATGTCtctaaataaatgttatttgtgctctagaacatgagaaacaatcataaaataacgttttattgatctgattcactggctttctcactaccactgctccctctcttcattcactttcTCACCTTCTTGCTCAACCacaactgctctctctctctctcttgttcacTGGTGCTCtcagtgctctctctctctctttccctcatcttttttaaaatgagtcgggaagctgacagcaaaacctaactttacttttaacattaccAAACAAAGAGACATGTCCTCCATTCCTCCTAGAACCGTCTTGGTACTCCCTTATGGCAGGCTATGATTGGCCATTGCAGTGTCACATCGGCTTACGGTtgtccaaaagttgattctgaaTCAACTTTTCTCGCCGCAGGCCGCTACAGTATTACTGCAGCCAAGCCAAAAGGAGCACTGGAGTTTTCACTgcaacacctgatttggtctgagtATGGCCTTACTCGTGCCTAGAAAAAAGGCAGCGATTCAACTGACAATATGCAAGTGGACTCGAGGTTTATCGACTCAGCAACTTTTAGGGGGCGTTCCTACTCAGAATCGAATGTTTGAACCaattttcatggcaatcaaATAGTTGTTAAGATAATTCAGTCCGAATCAAAGTGGCGAAGTGTCAGACTGACCAACACTGCCATCGCTAGAGCCACTAGTATgactaaaaacacattcacttgTTCTAATAATAGTAATGAGAGGGCAGTTACATGCAACAAATAGAAACATAGGCAGGCAGACAAGGTCATTAAACGAATCGAGGGTCATCAAAACAAGAGCAGGCAAGCAAACATAGACAAGGCTAGTACACAACATAGACTGTTGGAATGAGtgttgaatatatatatttactaggAATAATGGAAAGCAGATATACTGGGAGGTTGTTTTCTGAAACAAACTGAGTGCACAAGGGACGCACCTATGATTTCCACTCTCCCTTACTGTGCTTCATCTGAGATGTATTAAATCTGTTATGTCCTTGCATGAAAAAGGGTGGAATAGATGATGGGTGCatgaagaggaaacacagaaagaaggaGCAGAGTGACTTATAAATGAGTCTATCATAGTTTCAAACCATAGACCTGTGATGTTTGCTTCTTGTTCCAGCCTGTCCACGGCCCGTCAGAcctggttgccatggcagcacAGAGACAAGCTAAGATCGAGCGATACCGTCTGAAGAAGGAGCTGGAAGCCAGACTGTCAGATGTACAGAGAGCTGTGGACAGCGGACAAGCTGACGATGAAGTCAGCAGAGATTTTTACCTGCTGAATGTCCGGAGATGGGTCACTGTGTGTCTGGAGGAAGTGGAGAGCATCGACCAAGAGCTGGAGATACTGAAGAAGATGGATGTTCTGAAGCAGGGTGCTGTCGAGCAGCCGGCTCAGCCTCCCAGGCCTCCCATGAAGCCCTTCATCCTCACCAAGGACTCTATGCAGGTGAGACTGTGTTGGAGTCAAATGTAGAGGCGCATGTTACTGAGGCAGCCACATGAAGTCATTCATAAACAAAAGTAGCAAGAAAAGCTGGTGGTGGTTGCAGATATAACATATAGAGGTTGTGTTATCTGAACAAGGACTTGTGTTATTTGATTTTAACATCCTATGGAAATGATGGGACACTGGATTATATTATTAACAAATATCCAGTGCAAGCATTATAAGCGGGGGGTCAGGGGTTCAACTTCACTGTCCAAAAAACCCAACtgataaaaagacatttataataaatataaatataaaaatgaatgctATGCTGTAACCTTATTAAATCTCAGTTTCCTTGATAGAGACCTGATACTAATGAtgttatttgcatatttactaCATAGAGTGCTGTCCTTCACTGTTATCTTTGATTAACGTTCGGTTTTAGCACCTTTTCAGAAGGAGAATAATCAAAATGTAGGTTACATTATTTCTGTTGTATGTGAAAAACATGTAGAGTTTTTGTCAGATGCTTGAATACCGACATTAATCCTGGAACTTTATTCCTTCCGATGGCTACAGGAAAGATATCCAACTGAAAGTAACGGTCACATTACATCCACAGCACTTGATAATGTTATATTAGCTTTCCTTTTTAGAAATGTGGGCGTTCTACCTGCATGTTTGTCCCGCTGTTTTGTTTCCACCTCTTGTCTAATTCTATAATTGTAGATGAATTTAGTCAACAGTCAATTTAAGGGATTGGTCATGAAACAACACTAATCAAAGTTGGCAGGTATTGATGGCAACCAATAGATCAGTAGTATTTCCtcaacatgcaaacatgcaacAGTGTGTTAtagaatgtttgtttcatccaCAGGCTCGTGTGTTCGGAGCTGGTTACCCCAGCCTTCCCACCATGACAGTAGATGACTGGTATGAACAGCACAGGAAACATGGTGCCCTGCCTGACCAGGGGATACCCAGGAGGGTCGCTATGGAGGAGGACTCTGatgcaaaagagagggaagaagaagaaaaggagaaaaaggcTGAAAATGACGATGAGGAGTCTCTGTTGAAAGCCAGGAACTGGGACGACTGGAAAGACACTCATCGCAGAGGTTATGGAAACCGCCACAACATGGGCTAACTGATCCCAATGCAGCGTGTGCTCAGACAGACCTGGCTCTGTTGTCATGTCTATCCTAATCAGTCCGGGAGGTGGACACTCTTCACAATTTTGATCTTGAAAACTGTTGGTATGAGAGGGTTACCAAACCAAGAAACACACCATAATTTCACCAAACAAACCTGATGTTCAGTTCATTGATGGGGTTTATCTGCAGGTACACATGTTAGATCATACATCATTTACAAGGTTGGATACAACAGTACTCTGTGTTGTCAAGTTTTTGAATGAGTCTTAATAAAAATCTACTTGTTGGCTgaattgtgttttgtgtatctCCCTAACATTGTCATGGTCAAATAAAGAGACTGATCAAGCTACATGGCAAAAAAATCAGTATGTACAAAGTCTGTGCAGTGGGTACAACAAGGAATGCTGGTGAGGAGGGAAGTAAGCTACATATCCAGTGTTTGCCAGTTGCCACCATAGGAATGTGAGTTACCTGCCAAGGAATGCCAGTAGTCAATAGTCACTAGTCAGTAACTGATTCAGCGGGTTGCCGAGGTAGGCAGGTAGACTACTTGGATTGGTAAACTAATAGTCCAGCTCAGAGAGTGATAAGGAGGAAATCCTGCTGGTCTCTCGTTTACCACCGCCGTCTTACCATTGACTAAATTAGTTGCTGGctactacatacagtatataacaaaactgagcaCATCCCTGtgcaatatcactaaaatgttgaATGATTCAAAATTGTATCATCTTAAAataattgtagtatttttaggGTGAAGTGTAGGGTATTTAATCTTATTTGTTTGATCTTACTCAGTTTTGTCATATACTGTAGACACAGGCTGCTCCAACCTCTCAGTAGTCTGAATTTTAGCACTTTTCCTGTGCCATATATTTCTAAGAGAtcccaaaatatattttccccatagaccactgTTATAAAAGAGACATCTATAAAACCTCAACCTGCAAATAAGGTCAATTATTACTCTTTGTATTATGAAATTTtaatccatgaaggttttaaatgtgtaaa is a window encoding:
- the igbp1 gene encoding immunoglobulin-binding protein 1; this encodes MAECDNISDVRQINSNAELPKLPELLDHGWKIFEEVDRTNEPLGSNNIQVRVKRGISMLEEASRMAAQLDLFSRNEELQETATAELKYLLLPALLGALTMKQTSREKRLEIVQTARAYFMDFLRRCKDYNISQFELPKSANGNTSPDEASENRLSAVKPVHGPSDLVAMAAQRQAKIERYRLKKELEARLSDVQRAVDSGQADDEVSRDFYLLNVRRWVTVCLEEVESIDQELEILKKMDVLKQGAVEQPAQPPRPPMKPFILTKDSMQARVFGAGYPSLPTMTVDDWYEQHRKHGALPDQGIPRRVAMEEDSDAKEREEEEKEKKAENDDEESLLKARNWDDWKDTHRRGYGNRHNMG